A genomic segment from Candidatus Viadribacter manganicus encodes:
- a CDS encoding toll/interleukin-1 receptor domain-containing protein, with product MSDIFISYKREDKARVEALYTLLLDLDAPVWFDAGIEVAMEWEARILEQIEKARAVIVCWSFAAVSSHWVIREATIGLERGILVPVTIHPCALIPPFDALQSADLTQWDGSPDHPEVQKVLLRLGLLIGKKNLARNGRLRAGGQKEAMVDLIRALLVERALSGGDPFTYKEAEEALRAAAAEEELHIGEFDQHSLWGALDAIAEQCRRRREPPLDVLVVSKDTGRPGRGYWQKHAFLPGDGDDLEKLVFERHLAAVRASNWSQDV from the coding sequence ATGAGTGACATCTTCATTTCATACAAACGCGAGGACAAAGCTCGCGTTGAGGCTCTCTACACACTGCTACTTGATCTCGACGCGCCGGTTTGGTTCGACGCCGGTATCGAAGTCGCCATGGAGTGGGAGGCGCGCATTCTCGAGCAGATCGAGAAGGCGCGCGCCGTGATTGTGTGCTGGAGTTTTGCGGCGGTGTCGTCGCATTGGGTGATCCGTGAGGCGACGATCGGGTTGGAGCGCGGCATTCTCGTGCCCGTCACGATCCACCCTTGCGCGCTGATCCCGCCGTTTGATGCATTGCAATCGGCCGACCTCACACAATGGGACGGTTCACCCGATCACCCTGAAGTTCAAAAGGTGCTGCTGCGACTTGGTTTGTTGATCGGCAAGAAAAACCTTGCCCGCAATGGGCGCTTGCGCGCCGGCGGTCAGAAGGAAGCGATGGTCGATCTCATCCGCGCTTTGCTGGTTGAGCGCGCGCTGAGCGGCGGCGATCCGTTCACGTACAAGGAAGCGGAAGAAGCGCTTCGCGCCGCCGCGGCGGAGGAAGAGCTTCATATCGGTGAATTCGATCAGCACTCGCTTTGGGGCGCGCTCGATGCGATCGCGGAGCAATGCCGCCGCCGGCGCGAGCCGCCGCTCGATGTGCTTGTCGTGAGCAAAGATACGGGTCGTCCTGGACGTGGCTATTGGCAGAAGCACGCATTTTTGCCGGGCGATGGCGACGATCTGGAAAAGCTGGTGTTTGAGCGCCACCTCGCGGCGGTGCGCGCCTCCAATTGGAGCCAAGACGTTTAG